Proteins encoded together in one Methanobrevibacter sp. window:
- a CDS encoding RDD family protein: MVSFFSRRIIAYILDFFVVSAVMWILAFLLSLVFSPLDINYVYGAFPYIAPILGFVYFVFLEKTKGATIGKAIMYLEVRSRNGAHINWPQAIVRNLTKIYWIPILFDWLIGRFMNTDRLFGKITKTVVVNMA; encoded by the coding sequence ATGGTAAGTTTTTTCTCAAGAAGAATTATTGCTTATATCTTAGATTTCTTTGTTGTCTCCGCAGTGATGTGGATTTTAGCATTTTTATTATCTTTAGTATTCAGTCCTTTGGATATTAATTACGTTTATGGGGCATTCCCATATATAGCTCCGATTTTAGGATTCGTTTACTTCGTATTCCTTGAAAAAACTAAAGGCGCAACCATTGGTAAGGCAATAATGTATTTGGAAGTTAGGTCTAGAAATGGGGCTCATATTAATTGGCCACAGGCAATTGTTCGAAATTTAACCAAAATCTATTGGATACCTATCTTATTTGATTGGCTTATTGGCAGGTTTATGAATACAGATAGATTATTTGGAAAGATAACAAAAACTGTAGTTGTTAATATGGCTTAA
- a CDS encoding zinc ribbon domain-containing protein, producing the protein MPAEQTNLKCPKCGADILEDSKFCGTCGSDVSNIPKTQESSKSDNKCPKCGADLPEGTKFCGTCGSEVTATAKVMTAPPTNSQSYNSTTVGGVRFNLPNGFFQTSKEDNQYRKSSGANVYKHIYQRKDEVVTIDVATYENAFVDDEFVRRNGERNGMSKTTINGVEVYMQEKTGNVTSYTLIYTQLNRYIVITSNCEAAKEFIAVNTAADFQNLPQAQYKTPPNKGKLLYGIAGLGVTLLLMYRSLIHHNNILVFIWIAILFIDFYYIYRAYKGSI; encoded by the coding sequence ATGCCGGCAGAACAAACAAACTTAAAATGTCCAAAATGCGGAGCAGACATACTGGAAGACTCAAAATTCTGCGGAACATGCGGAAGCGATGTTTCAAACATTCCAAAAACCCAAGAATCATCCAAATCAGACAACAAATGTCCAAAATGTGGAGCAGACTTACCAGAAGGTACAAAATTCTGCGGAACATGCGGAAGCGAGGTCACTGCAACTGCAAAAGTCATGACAGCACCTCCAACCAACTCTCAAAGCTATAACTCCACCACTGTCGGAGGAGTAAGATTCAATCTGCCAAATGGGTTTTTCCAAACTTCAAAGGAGGATAACCAATACAGAAAGTCCAGTGGCGCAAACGTATATAAACACATATACCAGAGAAAAGATGAAGTCGTAACCATTGACGTTGCCACATATGAGAATGCCTTCGTTGATGACGAATTCGTTAGAAGAAATGGTGAACGCAATGGAATGAGTAAAACTACCATAAACGGTGTTGAAGTATACATGCAGGAAAAAACAGGCAATGTGACATCATACACACTTATCTACACACAGTTGAACAGATATATTGTTATAACATCAAATTGTGAAGCTGCTAAAGAATTCATAGCCGTTAACACTGCTGCAGATTTCCAAAACCTGCCTCAGGCGCAATATAAAACCCCTCCAAACAAAGGAAAATTACTTTATGGAATAGCGGGTTTAGGAGTTACATTATTGCTCATGTATCGTTCATTAATACACCATAATAACATACTCGTTTTTATATGGATTGCAATCTTATTTATAGACTTTTACTACATATACAGAGCATATAAAGGATCTATTTAA
- the cas4 gene encoding CRISPR-associated protein Cas4, with the protein MQQKNITGYETEHEIKQHPSIKGLQIIDGKNNFPISWLNQQGYCEYQLYLEYMKGIETAPTPEMTHGSEIHNQLEDIFKKDSTPSTFEDAVEASKETASMSRECFVVAPEFGIRGYIDEIWMKPDEIVIIDDKPGRTPYQSTMNQVRAYSLAFKSMTNDKRKIKSALRERGTSNLFWIEVFTPEIEKEIKFTINRMHGLFDGSKPFIPTKNPNKCNSCRYKRYCEHYKKI; encoded by the coding sequence ATGCAACAAAAAAACATTACCGGATATGAAACAGAACATGAAATTAAACAACACCCTTCCATCAAAGGCCTTCAAATAATAGACGGCAAAAATAATTTCCCCATTAGTTGGCTCAACCAGCAAGGATATTGCGAATACCAGCTATATCTTGAATACATGAAGGGCATAGAAACTGCACCAACTCCCGAAATGACACACGGCAGTGAAATCCACAACCAGCTTGAAGACATTTTCAAAAAGGATTCGACACCTTCAACCTTTGAAGATGCCGTTGAAGCGTCTAAAGAGACCGCATCCATGTCAAGAGAATGCTTTGTGGTTGCTCCAGAGTTCGGAATCAGAGGATATATCGATGAAATCTGGATGAAACCCGATGAGATTGTCATAATCGATGACAAGCCTGGACGTACACCATACCAATCCACAATGAACCAGGTGAGAGCCTACAGTCTTGCATTCAAAAGCATGACAAATGATAAAAGAAAAATCAAATCGGCACTAAGGGAGCGCGGAACAAGCAACCTATTCTGGATTGAGGTATTCACTCCAGAAATTGAAAAGGAAATCAAATTCACAATCAATAGAATGCACGGCTTGTTTGATGGATCAAAACCGTTTATTCCAACAAAAAATCCGAACAAATGCAACTCCTGCAGGTACAAACGCTACTGTGAACACTACAAAAAAATATAA
- a CDS encoding radical SAM protein, giving the protein MHYSTAKSILSKNNGMNLYRGCSHGCIYCDSRSKIYGMDHEFEDIEVKENSLELLKKELKKRTPSMIGTGAMTDPYVPLEKNLKYVRNALKLINDYGFGFTCITKSDLVLRDLDLLKKINEKTKAVVQMTLTTADDDLCGILEPNVCPTSRRVEVLERLNQEGIPTVVWLCPILPYINDSEDNINSILDYCIESEVKGIICYGMGLTLREGNREYYYENLDKHFPGLKEKYIREYGNSYSIPSSRDKKLMDIFKRRTSQNSIMNNPNEIFKYLHEFPQKTYQTKLI; this is encoded by the coding sequence ATGCACTATTCTACCGCAAAAAGCATCTTGTCCAAAAATAATGGGATGAATCTCTATAGGGGTTGCAGCCATGGCTGCATCTACTGTGATTCCAGAAGCAAAATCTATGGAATGGATCATGAATTTGAAGATATTGAGGTTAAAGAGAACTCTTTGGAGCTTTTAAAAAAGGAACTCAAAAAGAGAACCCCTTCCATGATTGGAACCGGTGCAATGACAGACCCATATGTTCCATTGGAAAAAAATTTGAAATATGTAAGAAACGCTTTGAAGCTAATTAATGATTACGGTTTCGGATTCACTTGCATTACAAAATCCGACTTGGTTTTAAGGGATTTGGATTTGCTTAAAAAAATCAATGAAAAAACGAAAGCTGTCGTGCAGATGACACTGACAACTGCAGATGATGATTTGTGCGGCATTTTGGAGCCGAACGTTTGCCCCACTTCAAGGCGTGTGGAAGTGCTTGAAAGGCTAAATCAAGAGGGGATTCCCACTGTCGTGTGGCTGTGTCCAATTTTGCCCTACATTAATGACAGTGAAGACAACATTAATTCCATTCTGGATTATTGCATCGAATCTGAGGTTAAGGGCATAATATGTTATGGAATGGGCTTGACTCTCAGAGAGGGCAATCGTGAGTATTATTATGAAAATTTAGATAAGCATTTCCCTGGCTTAAAAGAGAAATACATTAGGGAATATGGGAATAGCTATTCAATCCCATCCTCTCGGGATAAAAAATTGATGGATATCTTTAAAAGGAGAACTTCCCAAAACAGCATCATGAATAACCCTAATGAGATTTTTAAGTATCTGCATGAATTTCCGCAGAAAACCTATCAGACTAAATTGATTTAA
- a CDS encoding DEAD/DEAH box helicase → MMNFEDFDISDDILKAIGEMGFKKSTPIQNKAIPIALKNMDITAQAHTGSGKTFAFSIPVLEKIFIPDKSPQAIVLCPTRELCMQVAGEIDKLAKYVKKLKVLAVYGGQPIGKQTRVLKKGVHIVVGTPGRVIDHIQRGNLDLIGIETVVLDEADEMLDMGFREDIEQILNASPRQRQTLLFSATIPQEIRKIAKNYQNNPKFIKIENKKKNIPKIKQYSFKTNHEHKFDDLCKLFDIYGIKSALIFCNTKKGVDFVFKNLKKNGYSCQALHGDMTQKTRDKVMNKFRNGNVDFLVATDVAARGLDILNLDFIINYDVAQNHDAYIHRIGRTARAGGSGYALTLVTLQDIPAFDNIKRQNKTGIEEKRIPTDEEIEDIKNNLVMDEVKNSVRNGDLEKYIKIIKKNSSSDLSSEEIAAALLKRVREN, encoded by the coding sequence ATGATGAATTTTGAGGATTTTGATATTTCAGATGACATTCTAAAAGCTATTGGTGAGATGGGGTTTAAAAAATCGACTCCAATTCAAAATAAGGCGATTCCAATAGCACTGAAAAATATGGACATTACGGCTCAGGCTCACACTGGAAGCGGAAAGACTTTTGCTTTTTCGATTCCCGTTCTTGAAAAGATTTTCATTCCTGACAAATCTCCTCAAGCTATCGTTTTATGCCCGACACGGGAATTATGCATGCAGGTTGCCGGTGAAATTGATAAGCTGGCCAAATATGTTAAGAAACTTAAGGTTTTAGCTGTTTATGGCGGTCAACCGATTGGAAAACAAACCAGGGTATTGAAAAAGGGAGTTCATATAGTTGTCGGAACTCCTGGCCGTGTAATTGACCATATCCAAAGGGGCAATCTGGATTTGATTGGGATAGAGACTGTTGTTTTGGATGAAGCTGATGAAATGCTTGACATGGGTTTTAGGGAGGATATTGAACAGATTTTAAATGCTTCTCCTCGCCAGAGGCAAACACTACTTTTCTCAGCGACAATTCCTCAGGAAATAAGGAAAATAGCTAAAAATTATCAAAACAATCCAAAATTTATAAAAATTGAAAACAAAAAGAAAAACATTCCTAAAATCAAGCAATACTCTTTTAAAACTAACCATGAGCATAAGTTTGATGATTTATGCAAGCTATTTGATATTTATGGCATAAAATCAGCATTGATATTCTGCAATACCAAAAAAGGTGTTGATTTTGTTTTTAAAAATTTAAAAAAGAATGGTTATTCCTGTCAGGCCTTGCACGGTGACATGACCCAAAAGACAAGGGATAAGGTAATGAATAAATTCAGAAACGGTAATGTTGACTTTTTGGTTGCAACGGATGTTGCCGCCCGTGGTTTGGATATCCTGAATCTGGATTTTATAATTAATTATGATGTTGCCCAAAATCATGATGCATATATTCACAGAATTGGAAGAACCGCTAGAGCAGGTGGTTCCGGATATGCATTGACTTTGGTTACTCTTCAGGATATCCCTGCTTTTGATAACATTAAAAGGCAGAACAAGACGGGCATTGAAGAGAAAAGGATCCCGACAGATGAGGAAATCGAAGATATCAAAAATAATCTGGTTATGGATGAGGTTAAAAATTCGGTTAGGAATGGTGATTTGGAAAAATATATTAAAATAATAAAAAAGAATTCATCTTCAGATTTAAGCAGTGAAGAAATAGCTGCCGCATTATTAAAGAGAGTGAGGGAAAATTAG